tgttctaactttttttctAAATCAAATGTATGTACTCCATTTTGGTGTAcgcgttcactcatttcagtctgtatgtagtccataactccatattgaaatatccaaaacatcttctaCTAGTGAATGGAGGGAGTTTTATAAAATACTTACGTGTATACTCACAAACACCCAAAATTCACACATATACatagaaaataaaaaaacactagAAACACCTGAAAAACAATAATAAAGAATAAAGCTAATACAAAGCTAAAATGACAAAAAAAATCCAAGCTAGAATGAATAGAGGCATTGCTATTACCCTAAAAGAAGAACAAACTTGGGGAAAAGTTGAAATAAACGGTGATAAAACAATTGCGCTGCTGCACAATACGCAAATATAAGTAGTATATTGTAGCGCAATTACCAAATAATAATATGTTTTGCACAATTGTTGCATCAAACTGAAATTTGTATGTTTATGTTTTATCTAGTTGTTAAGTAAGTTATTAAAAATTAATCGTTTTCATGCGTTAAAATAGAATATATCTCACATCGAAGGTGATGTCTCCCACACATGTGCGCATACACACTCGCAGCTCTGATACAGCTTGACAATTTTATAGGGTTCTTCATGCTTCAGATCTAGTATACTCTTCATTTTGCGTTGTGGCTCTGTTCCTCTTACccgcaaaaaataagaaaaaaggaTCTGTTCCACCTTTTTTGATGCTTAATGAATTTTATTTCAGCCACCGTTGCGTTGTGGCTCGCATCGAGGGGTGACGGTCATGCCCGGAGTCCTAGGGGAGGGCGCCGACTTCCTCGGCCTTCTCCCGGACAAGCTCCCACGTGTCTTGGACGTGCCGCATCTCCGTCATGGCTCCGCCCACGGCCATACGGATAACAAACTTGCCGTCCACCACGAAGTGCGTCATGAACGCCCGCCCGCTGGCGTTCATCGCCACGAGGAGCCTACGGTTCAAGCCATCAACGGCATCGCCGTCGCCCTCGTGCCCTGGACGGAGGCGGAAGGTCACGAGGGAGAACCTCGTCGGCGCTACCACCTCGAACCGCCCGTCGGCCTTCAGCTCCTGCTCGAACCACTTGGCCATCTCGACGTGCCGCCGTACGTACGCCCGCATGCCCGCCCCGCCGTAGCGGCGCAGGACCACCCACAGCTTCATGGCGCGGAATGGCCGCGACAGCGCGATCTGCCAGTCCTTGTAGTCGACCACGCCTGCGCCCGCACCTCCATCTGTGACGTTGCTGAGGTACTCTGGGTTGGTGGACAGCGCGGAGGTGAGCGCGGCCGGGCTTGCCACCCACAGGCAGCAGCAGTCCATGTTGGTGAGGAACCACTTGTGCGGGTTCATGCTCACCGAGTCCGCGAGCTCGGCGCCGTCGATGTGATGCTGGAACTCGGGGCAGATCAGGGCGCTGCCGGCGTACGCGGCGTCGACGTGCAGCCACATGCCGTGTCTCCGCGCCAGCTCGCCGAGGTCCCGCACCGGGTCGACCGCGCCGAGCCCGGTGGTGCCGACCGTGGCGCACAGGTACAGTGGCACGAGCCCGCTGGCCACGTCGGCCTCCACGGCGTCGCGGACGCTGTCCGAGGTGAGGCCGTAGCCCGACGACGCCGACGTTGGGATGACGCGGAAGTTGGACCGAGTGATCCCCACGATCCTCGCGCCCTTCTGGAACGTGCAGTGGCTCTGGTCCGAGGCGTAGACCACCAGCCTCAGGATGCCCTCGTGGCCGAGCCTGCTCAGCGCGCGATCGCGCGCGGCCGCGAGCGTGCACACCACGGCCTCGCAGGTGCTCCCGTgcagcacgccgccgccgccgccggagaagaGGAAGCGGTCCGGGAGGCCCATCAGCTTGCCCATCCAGTCCACCACGGCGCTCTCGAGCTCGGTGGCGGCCGGCGAGGCGACCCGCATGAACGGCACAATGTTGAGCCCGGTGGAGAGCATCTCGCCGGCGAACCCGGCCGTGCTGGCGTTCATGGGGAAGTAGCCGAAGAACTTGGGGCTCTGCCAGTGGGTCAGTGCCGGGACGATGTGAGTGCGTACCTCCTCCAGTATCACGTCGATGGGCTCACCGTTCTCCGGCGGCGCGTCGGGTAGAAGCGCGCGGAGGCACCCTGGCAAGTCCTGGGGCTGGACCGGATACGTGTCGACGTCGCGGTAGTAGTCGGCGAGGAAGTTGATCACGGCGCGCGACTCCCCGGCGAAGGTCTCGGGGTCCAGCGAGGATAGCGCGTCAAATGGTGCTCCACCCGTCGCCATGGTATTGTAGTGTCTGCGCTTGCGGGTTCGCGTACACGTGAGAAGGACACGGGTTGCTACTTTGTGATGAGCTCGGGCTTTTGGCAGTTGTACGTTAATACTGTGCGCATCGTGTATATATAGTACTACTGCAGTACTCCCTCTGTCCTTGGAAGAGTATACTTTCAACTTTGTTGGAAAGCTAAACTCTTTTATGTTTGACCATATTTATTCAATAATACACCAACATTTATGTCAttaaattagtagcattagattcatgataaaatatattttcattatatacctatttggtttcacaaacattgatatatttttatacaaacttggtcaaactttaagaTAATTTGACCCTCCAACTTTGTTAGAAGTACACTCTTTCAagcacggagggagtagttgttatccGCCAAAAGGCCGTAAGTCTACCTGCAATGAAAGTAACATAGGcaataacatcacacatatctagattagTTGCCAGGCTGATCTGTTAGTTGTAAGATTTCTATTGTATAGGTATCCTATTCATTGAGCACGGATCTAGTTAACAACAACCAGATCATAGCCATTGTGATCTGTTCGGCTGCTCTGCCTAACACCGCGGGCGGAGCTACATGTGTTTTTGGGTGTACAAATATACATCCGTTATTTTTGCCAAGACGTTGACAATTCATGTATAACTATATGCACAAAATAAATTATAAACTCTAGTTAATTTGTGATTTTTAGGGAAATATGTACACCCATTGTCTGGTGGCTGGCTGGCTCTGCCACTGTCTAACACCCACGCGTCCTGATGTATCCATCGAACGCTTCACCTATTTTCATACCGTTTAACGGCGAGTAATTACTTACCAAAGTAAAATGAGTTGCGTACCTATCATCTTTTTAAATTTGCCTCTTTCAAAAGTTTGAAATTTACTTGAAAATGTAACGTCCATAGGCATATAACATGCATGTACACCTGCATAATTTAGTGAAAAAAATGCACATAGCCAAGAAAATGCACCTCTGGATACCATACTACTATACGACTCACCGCCATATCAATTTGGTTTGTTAGTATACCCTATATACGATACATGTGATCATACTTTTTTGCGCCAAATCTTACAAGTTGACATAGAATATTGATACACGTGAATTTGTTTCGGAATACTTTCCTCAAATTTTATTTCCATTTTGAGAGACACTGCCTTACAATGAAAAATAATACGTAATTCACTTCAATGTGACATACATAATTTCAAATCTAGGGTTTTGATCACTAGTAGACTAGGAGTACAGCCACCCTAGACGTGACAACTTGGATCTACACCCTATATATATAGTTGACAGCGGACACATGTGCGGGAAATGCACTTGTGCCGACACGCCATTAGGAGGGTGATAATCTAGTTGTACTAGTACTGCTATAACTTCACGAACACAGGTGATGCATTTCCTCGTGGCTTAGTTGTCAATGTCAGCAATAAATTTCATAAATCACTCTGATTCACGATTGGCGTTGCCTTTAATTGGTTGCCGTTTAGATACACGTATCACGAAAGCAGCATGCATGCACGCCCATTATGAGGCAAATGGAGAAGCAGATATCTTATGGTACAAAAAAGCTATACTATCTCATAGTAGAGTATCTGACTGGAGCCTACATGTCCTACTTGGTATAATTAGGCTGTGGTACcaatgatattgctgattttatgaACCGGGAAGCTATGGAGGTGCAAAGAGCTACTCTCTTCGTAGGGAGTTTTCCATATCGCACTAGGAAATTCCACAGCAAATTCACATGCTTGCTTCCTTTCAGACACACAGAGAGAGGGGACACTGCCACATGGATGAATAAATACTACTCACTccttctaggtgtgtaagtcatcttacgaaaaccaaataatcccaaaacacttaggcacggtgcattaacttatatctcgtttcttgtttcttgacatatcaaccaataagagatgtggggtgtgcatgttTTTAATAACTTAACACTACCAAACACTACATGCAGTGGttaattcattgcatgcaatgctattaattaacaaataaacattaagttctcttgttttctcctcctttttggtcacggtgcacaatttaagatgacttattcacctagatggagggagtagtacatgtTAATTCCTTAGAGGGAATGAGTTGTTTAGGAGTATTATGTGTAGCATATACTATAATTGTTTTTTTTAAGATCCAGGGTCACCGACTTCATTGATTTAGGAGAAAGCAGCGGGAAAAAACATAGTTGATCAAGTGATCATGGTTTACAAGAGCCGAGATGATCAAACAAGGAAaactaaaaaggaaaaaataaacctATGGAGTTTTATCTCACTGCATCTTCCCCGAACGGGGGTCAAGGCATCACGCTCCTGCTAGCCGCCAGAGCTCTAGCGTGCCCCTGATGGCTCGCTGAACGTCTTCTGTCTGTGGCATTTTTCCTCTGAAGACACACGCGTTCCTCTCTTTCCAAAGTTCccaggtaatcagcagcaacatcGACCTGAAACcctttctgcaactttgtggcgtCAGGGCGGTTAGCCGTTCCCAGTGCCTGAGAGAACTGTGACTCGTTTCCCGCTTCTCTTGCAGTGCTGCACAGCCAGACCTTGAAGACACCGTCTGCCAGATTGATCAAGCGAAAGGGCAGTCCCAGAAAAGGTGTGTCGAGCTCTCCAAATTTCTGTTGCAGTAGACGCAGAAATACCCATTAGGCCATCCTCGGAGTTGTAGACAATCGTTGCGCCATAGCCTGTCCTGGTGGAGAAGCCAGGCGAAAATCTTCATTGTGCCCGGCGCCCAAGCCTTCTAGCATGCTGCTTTGATTCCCGAAGAAGGAACTCCATTAATTTGGACGTTGTATGCAGCTCTGGCCGAGTaagaacctcctcctcctcctgccacCCAGGTGATCTTGTCCTCTTCAGTGGAAAGGACAGTGCCTGCACCCTGAATTTTCCTCCACATTTGCAAGAACTCGAGAACAATTTCTTCTGTGTTTCCATGCCGTAGGTCGCCCACCCATTTGTCATCTGTCAAAGCGTCTTCTACCGTCCTATTCTTCCTTATTGAGTGCTGAAACAAGGTTGGGAACTCGTGGTGCAGCATGGTAGGCCTGATCCAATTGCATGTCCAGAAAAGCGCAGTTTTTTCGTTGCCCAATTGCACTGAGGTAGCAGATGCAAACAGCTCACGGTCTTCATTATCACATGGGGCTGGGAAGTTCATCCATGGCCGCTGCAGCTGCTGTCAAGCAAGCCACAACCATCTCAACCGAAGAGCTGTACTGAACCGTTGGAGGTCCAGCAAGACGAGCCCCCCCTTGGCCACCGGGAGGCAAACTTTTCCCCAGGCTACCTTGCATTTGGCGCCAGTTATGTTTTCATCTTGTGCCCATAGGAATTGCCTCCGAGCT
The Triticum dicoccoides isolate Atlit2015 ecotype Zavitan chromosome 3A, WEW_v2.0, whole genome shotgun sequence genome window above contains:
- the LOC119272440 gene encoding tyrosine decarboxylase 1-like, with amino-acid sequence MATGGAPFDALSSLDPETFAGESRAVINFLADYYRDVDTYPVQPQDLPGCLRALLPDAPPENGEPIDVILEEVRTHIVPALTHWQSPKFFGYFPMNASTAGFAGEMLSTGLNIVPFMRVASPAATELESAVVDWMGKLMGLPDRFLFSGGGGGVLHGSTCEAVVCTLAAARDRALSRLGHEGILRLVVYASDQSHCTFQKGARIVGITRSNFRVIPTSASSGYGLTSDSVRDAVEADVASGLVPLYLCATVGTTGLGAVDPVRDLGELARRHGMWLHVDAAYAGSALICPEFQHHIDGAELADSVSMNPHKWFLTNMDCCCLWVASPAALTSALSTNPEYLSNVTDGGAGAGVVDYKDWQIALSRPFRAMKLWVVLRRYGGAGMRAYVRRHVEMAKWFEQELKADGRFEVVAPTRFSLVTFRLRPGHEGDGDAVDGLNRRLLVAMNASGRAFMTHFVVDGKFVIRMAVGGAMTEMRHVQDTWELVREKAEEVGALP